The Bacillus sp. Y1 genome includes the window CTACAACAGCTTGTGATCGCCCCTTAACACCAAGCTTTTGCATGGCATTCGAAATGTGGTTACGAACCGTTTTTTCACTTATGAAAAGTTCTCCCGCGATCTCTTTTGTTGTTTTGTCTTGTACCAACAGTTCGAACACTTCTCTTTCACGTTTGGTGAGTAACGGCTTGTGAGTATATTCATTCTCCTTCAAGTATTGTAACCCTC containing:
- the gerE gene encoding spore germination transcription factor GerE, with protein sequence MKENEYTHKPLLTKREREVFELLVQDKTTKEIAGELFISEKTVRNHISNAMQKLGVKGRSQAVVELLRMGELEL